Proteins encoded in a region of the Natronorubrum halophilum genome:
- a CDS encoding ornithine cyclodeaminase family protein, with product MNTLLLDSGDVDEHARFGDVIDAVEQAFAAFERGTTQMPAKSYIDLPQYNGDFRSMPAYLNTGDWDAAGLKWVNVHPDNPADHDLPTVLGTMIYSDPETAFPLAIMDGTMLTMKRTGAAAAVATDHLAVEDATTLGIVGAGVQSYTQLEAITEVRPIEEVVVSDPDEERVRRFVDAFGDRFEVRAGSIAEAGHCDVLSTVTPVEDPIVGLEDVGDHTHVNAIGADAAGKHELSDELLQSATIVIDDHEQCTHSGEINVPYGAKVLTDADIHAEIGEIVVGSTAGRTDETGISVFDSTGLAIQDVAAAHVVYEHASEADEGLPFGLIDTDR from the coding sequence ATGAACACGCTTCTTCTGGACAGCGGCGACGTCGACGAACACGCACGATTCGGCGACGTCATCGACGCCGTCGAACAAGCTTTCGCGGCCTTCGAACGGGGGACCACCCAGATGCCCGCGAAATCGTACATCGACCTCCCCCAGTACAACGGGGACTTTCGGTCGATGCCGGCCTACCTGAACACCGGCGACTGGGACGCCGCCGGGCTGAAGTGGGTCAACGTCCACCCCGACAACCCCGCGGACCACGACCTGCCGACCGTTCTGGGAACCATGATCTACTCCGACCCCGAGACCGCCTTCCCGCTGGCGATCATGGACGGAACGATGCTCACGATGAAACGCACCGGCGCAGCGGCGGCGGTCGCGACGGACCACCTCGCCGTCGAGGACGCGACGACGCTCGGCATCGTCGGGGCCGGCGTCCAGTCGTACACCCAGCTCGAGGCGATCACCGAGGTCCGACCGATCGAGGAGGTCGTCGTCTCGGATCCCGACGAGGAACGCGTCCGGCGGTTCGTCGACGCCTTCGGCGACCGATTCGAGGTCCGCGCCGGTTCGATCGCGGAGGCCGGTCACTGCGACGTTCTCTCGACGGTGACGCCCGTCGAGGACCCGATCGTCGGACTCGAGGACGTCGGCGATCACACCCACGTCAACGCGATCGGGGCCGACGCGGCCGGGAAACACGAACTGAGCGACGAGCTGTTGCAATCCGCGACGATCGTCATCGACGACCACGAGCAGTGTACCCACTCGGGCGAGATTAACGTCCCCTACGGAGCGAAGGTGTTGACGGACGCGGACATTCACGCCGAGATCGGCGAGATCGTCGTGGGATCGACAGCGGGTCGAACGGACGAAACCGGAATCAGCGTCTTCGACTCCACCGGGTTGGCCATTCAGGACGTCGCCGCAGCGCACGTCGTCTACGAGCACGCGAGCGAAGCAGACGAGGGGCTCCCGTTCGGCCTGATCGATACCGACCGGTAG
- the thsA gene encoding thermosome subunit alpha — MGNQPLIVLSEDSQRTSGKDAQSMNVQAGKAVAESVRTTLGPKGMDKMLVDSTGNVIVTNDGVTLLSEMEIDHPAADMIVEVAQTQEDEVGDGTTSAVVISGELLSQAEDLLEQDIHATTLAQGYRQAAEKATEALEEIAIDVEADDNEVLEQIAATAMTGKGAENARDLLARLVVEAVQSVADDDDVDTDNIKVEKVVGGSIENSELVEGVIVDKERVSDNMPYFAEDASVAIIDGDLEIKETEIDAEVNVTDPDQLEQFLEQEETQLREMAEAVADAGADVVFVDGGIDDMAQHYLAQEGIIAVRRVKSSDQGQLARATGATPVSSVDDLSEDNLGFAGSVAQKEIAGDQRIFVEDVDDAKAVTLILRGGTEHVIDEVDRAIEDSLGVVRTTIEDGKVLAGGGAPEVELSLALRDYADSVGGREQLAVESFADALEIIPRTLAENAGLDPIDSLVELRSDHDAGETTSGLDAYTGDTIDMAEEGVYEPLRVKTQAIESATEAAVMLLRIDDVIAAGDLAVSHDDGEDEMPPGGGGMGGGMGGMGGGMGGMM, encoded by the coding sequence ATGGGCAACCAGCCCCTTATCGTTCTCTCGGAGGACAGCCAGCGGACATCCGGCAAAGACGCGCAATCGATGAACGTTCAGGCCGGGAAGGCCGTCGCCGAATCCGTACGGACCACGCTCGGTCCGAAGGGGATGGACAAGATGCTCGTCGACTCGACGGGCAACGTAATCGTCACGAACGACGGCGTCACCCTGCTCTCGGAGATGGAGATCGATCACCCGGCGGCCGACATGATCGTCGAAGTCGCCCAGACCCAGGAAGACGAGGTCGGTGACGGAACCACCAGCGCCGTCGTCATCTCGGGAGAACTCCTCAGCCAGGCCGAGGACCTCCTCGAGCAGGACATCCACGCGACGACCCTCGCTCAGGGGTACCGTCAGGCCGCCGAGAAAGCCACCGAGGCTCTCGAAGAGATCGCCATCGACGTCGAAGCGGACGATAACGAGGTTCTCGAGCAGATCGCCGCCACGGCGATGACCGGCAAGGGCGCGGAGAACGCCCGCGACCTGCTCGCCCGACTCGTCGTCGAGGCCGTCCAATCCGTCGCCGACGACGACGACGTCGACACGGACAACATCAAAGTCGAGAAGGTCGTCGGCGGTTCCATCGAGAACTCCGAACTCGTCGAAGGCGTCATCGTCGACAAGGAGCGCGTCTCCGACAACATGCCGTACTTCGCCGAGGACGCCAGCGTCGCGATCATCGACGGCGACCTCGAGATCAAGGAGACCGAGATCGACGCCGAGGTCAACGTCACCGACCCCGACCAGCTAGAGCAGTTCCTCGAACAGGAGGAGACCCAGCTGCGCGAGATGGCCGAAGCGGTCGCCGACGCCGGCGCTGACGTCGTCTTCGTCGACGGCGGCATCGACGACATGGCCCAGCACTACCTGGCACAGGAGGGCATCATCGCCGTCCGGCGCGTCAAATCCAGCGACCAGGGCCAACTCGCCCGCGCAACCGGCGCGACGCCCGTCTCGTCCGTCGACGACCTGTCCGAGGACAACCTCGGCTTCGCGGGCAGCGTCGCCCAGAAAGAGATCGCCGGCGACCAGCGCATCTTCGTCGAGGACGTCGACGACGCCAAGGCCGTCACCCTCATCCTCCGCGGCGGCACCGAACACGTCATCGACGAGGTCGACCGCGCCATCGAGGACTCGCTGGGCGTCGTACGAACGACCATCGAGGACGGCAAAGTCCTCGCCGGCGGCGGCGCACCCGAAGTCGAACTCTCCCTCGCGCTGCGCGACTACGCCGACTCCGTCGGCGGCCGCGAACAGCTCGCCGTCGAATCCTTCGCGGACGCCCTCGAGATCATCCCGCGAACGCTCGCCGAGAACGCCGGACTCGATCCCATCGACTCGCTGGTCGAACTCCGTTCCGACCACGACGCCGGTGAGACCACCTCCGGGCTGGACGCCTACACCGGCGACACCATCGACATGGCCGAGGAGGGCGTCTACGAGCCCCTCCGCGTGAAGACCCAGGCCATCGAGTCCGCCACCGAGGCGGCCGTCATGCTCCTTCGCATCGACGACGTCATCGCCGCGGGCGACCTCGCGGTCTCCCACGACGACGGCGAAGACGAGATGCCGCCGGGCGGCGGTGGCATGGGCGGCGGCATGGGCGGTATGGGCGGCGGCATGGGCGGCATGATGTAA
- a CDS encoding short-chain fatty acid transporter, whose product MPESTTGKQSIVERLGAELANRVERWMPSPFLFAIILTYIVYVAAVLGTDAGVFEAVEFWYDGFWAFLTFAMQMVLVLMTGFVVAYHPRVNAGLQRLSRLPSNGKQAVVLVGVVSMMLAWIHWGLGLIIGAIFAREMGKAARRNGIAVHYPLLCVAGYMGLGLTWHWGLSGSAPLLLATEGNEFIEMGVLEETVPTSATILHPYALTLTALSIVFASIVLYLLSPSPERSRPITEYIPEDELFETTPDGGEVKAKAENSVENDPDERVPAERLNNSRLMGGLIALTGLVMVGYTFVTLGLDALDLNVVNFAFLMAGLAIYTQPQVYRDRFGDASSAAAGVILLFPFFAGIQGIMASSGLAELIADGLLAISSPATFPAFAWLTAAVTNMFVPSGGGEWIVLGPSVIEAAQAHGIPAGHATIAYAVGDAHTNLLNPFWALPLLAITRIKAREMFGYAIAMLLLLIPFLAITLYLVPY is encoded by the coding sequence ATGCCCGAATCAACCACCGGAAAGCAGTCGATTGTCGAGCGACTCGGAGCGGAACTCGCGAACCGCGTCGAACGGTGGATGCCCAGTCCGTTCCTGTTCGCCATCATCCTCACGTACATCGTGTACGTCGCCGCGGTCCTCGGGACGGACGCGGGCGTATTCGAGGCCGTCGAGTTCTGGTACGACGGGTTCTGGGCGTTCCTGACGTTCGCGATGCAGATGGTACTCGTCCTGATGACCGGGTTCGTTGTCGCCTACCATCCGCGGGTGAACGCCGGCCTTCAGCGGTTGAGCCGTCTGCCGTCGAACGGGAAGCAGGCGGTCGTCCTCGTCGGCGTCGTGTCCATGATGCTCGCCTGGATTCACTGGGGTCTCGGGCTGATCATCGGGGCGATATTCGCCCGGGAAATGGGGAAGGCCGCCCGCCGGAACGGCATCGCCGTCCACTATCCGTTGCTGTGCGTGGCGGGCTACATGGGTCTCGGACTGACCTGGCACTGGGGGCTCTCCGGGTCCGCGCCGCTGTTGCTCGCGACCGAGGGGAACGAGTTCATCGAGATGGGCGTTCTCGAGGAGACCGTTCCCACGTCCGCGACGATCCTGCACCCCTACGCGCTGACGCTCACGGCGCTCTCGATCGTCTTCGCCTCGATCGTGCTCTACCTGCTGAGTCCGTCGCCCGAACGGTCGCGCCCCATCACGGAGTACATCCCCGAAGACGAACTGTTCGAGACGACTCCCGACGGCGGTGAGGTGAAAGCGAAGGCCGAGAACTCAGTCGAAAACGATCCGGACGAGAGGGTGCCCGCGGAGCGGCTCAACAACAGCCGACTCATGGGCGGACTCATCGCGTTGACCGGGCTCGTGATGGTCGGCTACACGTTCGTAACGCTCGGACTGGACGCCCTCGACTTGAACGTCGTCAACTTCGCGTTCCTGATGGCCGGACTGGCGATCTACACGCAACCGCAGGTGTACCGCGACCGCTTCGGCGACGCCTCGAGCGCGGCTGCGGGCGTTATTCTCCTCTTTCCCTTTTTCGCCGGCATCCAGGGCATCATGGCTTCGTCCGGACTCGCGGAGCTGATTGCGGACGGACTGCTCGCGATCTCCTCGCCGGCGACGTTCCCGGCTTTCGCCTGGCTCACTGCGGCGGTCACCAACATGTTCGTCCCCTCCGGCGGCGGCGAGTGGATCGTCCTCGGGCCGTCGGTGATCGAGGCCGCCCAGGCCCACGGCATTCCGGCCGGCCACGCGACGATAGCCTACGCCGTCGGCGACGCCCACACCAACCTGTTGAACCCGTTCTGGGCGCTCCCGCTGCTGGCGATCACCCGGATAAAAGCCCGCGAGATGTTCGGCTACGCCATCGCCATGCTGTTGCTGTTGATTCCGTTCCTCGCGATCACCCTCTACCTCGTTCCGTACTGA
- a CDS encoding KH domain-containing protein: MQHVKIPQDRIGVLIGEGGETMREIESKAEVRLDIDSENGSVAVETIGDPVLGLKGPDIVRAIGRGFPPEAALRLLEDEIMLFDLVDIDAAARNKTDMKRKKGRLIGEGGRTRELMEELTGADVVIYGSTLGIIGAPREVEVVRSAAEMLLDGAPHGSVYSFLEEKHNEMKHQGMEYHQFSGEQS; the protein is encoded by the coding sequence ATGCAGCACGTGAAGATTCCGCAGGACCGCATCGGCGTTCTTATCGGCGAAGGAGGCGAGACGATGCGCGAAATCGAGTCGAAAGCCGAGGTACGACTCGACATCGATTCGGAGAACGGCTCCGTCGCCGTTGAGACCATCGGCGACCCCGTTCTCGGCCTCAAAGGTCCCGATATCGTCCGTGCGATCGGCCGTGGCTTCCCGCCCGAGGCAGCGCTCCGCCTGCTCGAGGACGAGATTATGCTGTTCGATCTCGTCGACATCGACGCCGCCGCGCGCAACAAAACCGACATGAAACGCAAGAAGGGGCGACTCATCGGCGAGGGCGGCCGCACCCGCGAACTCATGGAGGAACTGACGGGTGCCGACGTCGTCATCTACGGGTCGACGCTCGGAATCATCGGGGCACCACGGGAGGTCGAGGTCGTCCGCAGCGCCGCCGAAATGCTGCTCGACGGCGCGCCACACGGCTCCGTCTACTCATTCCTCGAGGAGAAGCACAACGAGATGAAACATCAGGGCATGGAGTATCACCAGTTCTCCGGCGAACAGTCCTGA
- a CDS encoding proteasome assembly chaperone family protein: MAPDVWYESTVSAPDRLTGTLFVALSNLGLAGVTALDHLTTARSDDQIGRLRSRGMPGITPVEDGEPSHPMRVYASPETDAENDYCAVISELAIPVWAAEPFADAIQDLLGRSEADVDEVVVFHGIPIPHNPDEHEVYAVSTPEYRTRRLEESDTDPLRGGVLDGVPSELTVRGLDDEIPPVGTLVTPVHPPGPDLDAALRFLAFVRDVYGLDVDDEPLRERSAAMTQYYSELAERLGALEAADAPIGTQSWPEDRMYM; the protein is encoded by the coding sequence ATGGCTCCCGACGTCTGGTACGAGAGTACCGTCTCGGCTCCCGACCGCCTCACTGGAACGCTCTTCGTCGCGCTCTCGAACCTCGGCTTGGCGGGCGTTACGGCTCTCGACCACCTCACGACGGCCCGCAGCGACGATCAGATCGGTCGACTGCGATCCCGCGGCATGCCGGGGATCACGCCGGTCGAAGACGGCGAACCCAGCCATCCGATGCGGGTGTACGCCTCACCGGAGACCGACGCCGAAAACGACTACTGCGCCGTGATCAGCGAACTGGCAATTCCCGTCTGGGCCGCCGAACCGTTCGCCGACGCGATACAGGACCTGCTCGGCCGGTCCGAAGCCGACGTCGACGAGGTCGTCGTATTCCACGGGATTCCCATCCCCCACAACCCTGACGAACACGAGGTGTACGCCGTGAGTACTCCCGAGTACCGGACGCGACGGCTCGAGGAATCAGACACCGATCCGCTCCGGGGCGGCGTCCTCGACGGCGTGCCGAGCGAACTGACGGTCCGCGGTCTGGACGACGAGATACCGCCGGTCGGGACGCTCGTCACGCCGGTCCATCCGCCGGGGCCCGATCTCGACGCGGCGCTTCGGTTTCTCGCGTTCGTTCGCGACGTCTACGGGCTCGACGTCGACGATGAGCCACTGCGCGAACGCTCCGCGGCGATGACTCAGTACTACAGCGAACTCGCCGAGCGACTCGGCGCGCTCGAGGCCGCCGACGCGCCGATCGGTACCCAGTCGTGGCCCGAAGACCGGATGTACATGTAG
- a CDS encoding YfcE family phosphodiesterase, translating into MNIGIIADTHDNAEAAERATEIFAEEGVEVVIHCGDFVAPLMVPYFDEFELHGVLGNNDGDVANLQAAFDALGGESQLHGRFAGLEFDGLSVAVLHGEQLEEVRAIAAGETYDFVCYGHHHERERTEEGRTTVLNPGAHFLANEEDRTVAVVDTLSGSVRFRSTVE; encoded by the coding sequence ATGAACATCGGAATCATCGCCGATACGCACGACAACGCCGAAGCGGCCGAGCGAGCGACCGAAATCTTCGCCGAGGAGGGCGTCGAGGTCGTCATCCACTGCGGCGATTTCGTCGCGCCGCTGATGGTACCGTACTTCGACGAGTTCGAACTCCACGGCGTCCTCGGGAACAACGACGGCGACGTCGCGAACCTGCAGGCCGCGTTCGACGCGCTGGGCGGCGAGAGCCAACTCCACGGTCGGTTCGCCGGCCTCGAGTTCGACGGACTTTCCGTTGCTGTCTTACACGGCGAGCAACTCGAGGAAGTCCGCGCGATCGCCGCCGGCGAGACGTACGACTTCGTCTGTTACGGCCACCACCACGAGCGCGAACGAACCGAGGAGGGGCGGACGACGGTTCTCAACCCCGGCGCACACTTCCTGGCGAACGAGGAGGATCGGACGGTCGCGGTCGTGGATACGCTCTCGGGATCGGTGCGGTTTCGATCGACGGTCGAATGA
- a CDS encoding tryptophan--tRNA ligase, protein MTHPDELPDSTDSTRTADSSESTPSTDEFTVTPSDDEFTVTPSDDEFTVTPYAVEGEVDYDKLLERFGADPLTDDQVARFPDQPMLRRRTFYAGRDVDRYLEAADADEPHAIVTGRGPSGPMHLGHVLPLYLAKRFQRETGATVYVPLSDDEKFLAKDQSFEAIGGHTRDNLRDILAVGFDPERTRIVVDTADADAIYPIAVRLAKHLTPATVEAVYGEQDTVGLQFYPAVQAAHLLLPQLVDGRQPTLVPIAVDQDPHVRVCRDVAAKEALPVEKPGALLGRFLPGLDGPGKMSSSGDAPSIELTDDPETVAETIRTHAYTGGRATLEAHREHGGDPTVDVPFQYLRFFFEEDDEKLERIAADYRAGDLTSGELKELAIDRITDFLEGHQRRRAALGGLEAELEPYRLTSGERRVAVERAGVPSVLES, encoded by the coding sequence ATGACGCACCCAGACGAACTCCCAGACAGCACCGACAGCACTCGCACAGCCGACTCGAGCGAATCGACTCCGTCCACCGACGAGTTCACCGTCACTCCGTCCGACGACGAGTTCACCGTCACTCCGTCCGACGACGAGTTCACCGTCACCCCCTACGCCGTCGAGGGCGAGGTGGACTACGACAAACTGCTCGAGCGCTTCGGCGCCGACCCGCTCACCGACGACCAGGTCGCTCGCTTTCCCGATCAGCCGATGCTCCGGCGGCGAACGTTCTACGCCGGCCGAGACGTCGATCGGTACCTCGAGGCCGCCGACGCGGACGAGCCACACGCCATCGTCACCGGCAGGGGACCCTCGGGACCGATGCACCTCGGGCACGTCCTGCCGCTCTATCTCGCGAAGCGATTCCAGCGGGAGACGGGCGCGACCGTCTACGTCCCGCTCTCGGACGACGAGAAGTTCCTCGCGAAGGACCAGTCCTTCGAGGCGATCGGCGGCCACACTCGAGACAACCTGCGGGATATCTTGGCCGTCGGGTTCGATCCCGAACGGACGCGGATCGTCGTCGACACGGCCGACGCGGACGCGATCTATCCGATCGCCGTTCGCCTCGCGAAACACCTCACGCCCGCGACGGTCGAGGCCGTCTACGGCGAACAGGACACGGTAGGGCTACAGTTCTACCCCGCCGTGCAGGCGGCCCACCTCCTGCTCCCGCAACTCGTGGACGGCCGCCAGCCGACGCTCGTCCCCATCGCCGTCGATCAGGACCCGCACGTTCGCGTCTGTCGCGACGTCGCCGCGAAGGAGGCGCTGCCCGTCGAGAAGCCGGGCGCGCTGCTCGGGCGCTTCCTCCCCGGTCTCGATGGGCCGGGGAAGATGAGTAGTTCCGGCGACGCGCCGTCGATCGAACTCACCGACGACCCCGAAACCGTCGCGGAGACGATTCGAACGCACGCGTATACGGGCGGCCGGGCGACGCTCGAGGCCCACCGCGAGCACGGCGGCGATCCGACCGTCGACGTCCCCTTCCAGTACCTGCGATTCTTCTTCGAGGAGGACGACGAGAAACTCGAGCGCATCGCCGCCGACTACCGTGCCGGCGACCTGACGAGCGGCGAGTTGAAGGAGCTCGCGATCGATCGGATTACGGACTTTCTGGAGGGCCACCAGCGCCGGCGGGCGGCTCTCGGAGGGCTCGAGGCCGAACTCGAGCCCTATCGGTTGACCTCCGGAGAGCGACGGGTCGCGGTCGAGCGGGCCGGAGTGCCGTCCGTACTCGAATCGTAG
- the rio1 gene encoding serine/threonine-protein kinase Rio1, with product MGQGTEYGLVDLEEVDTPGDEWEEIDVSETEADRIARKRDRKFEQFEERIKDADQFKVEQSVFDDATLAALYKLVQDGYVEAFGGPLSTGKEANVYHAQGDGREVAVKIYRINASNFRQMRDYLEGDPRFEGLGGKKKDVVLAWTKKEFANLKRASAAGVRVPEPFATERNVLVMEYIGNEDGRAKRLGEVHIENPQTAYEVMREYMRRLYSAGLVHGDLSEYNVIYDEGQLVVIDLGQAVTVHHPNSRTFLERDCRNVASFFSRQGLEVTEDDLLEFVTSPEPDPSRD from the coding sequence ATGGGACAGGGAACGGAGTACGGCCTGGTCGACCTCGAGGAAGTGGACACGCCGGGCGACGAGTGGGAGGAAATCGACGTCTCGGAGACCGAGGCCGACCGGATCGCCCGCAAGCGCGATCGGAAGTTCGAGCAGTTCGAAGAGCGGATCAAGGACGCCGACCAGTTCAAGGTCGAACAGTCGGTGTTCGACGACGCGACCCTCGCAGCACTGTACAAACTCGTCCAAGACGGCTACGTCGAGGCCTTCGGCGGTCCGCTCTCGACGGGCAAGGAGGCCAACGTCTACCACGCCCAGGGCGACGGCCGCGAGGTCGCGGTCAAGATCTATCGGATCAACGCCTCGAACTTCCGACAGATGCGCGACTATCTCGAGGGCGACCCCCGATTCGAGGGCCTGGGCGGCAAAAAAAAGGACGTCGTACTCGCCTGGACGAAAAAGGAGTTCGCGAACCTCAAGCGAGCGAGCGCGGCCGGCGTGCGGGTACCGGAGCCGTTCGCCACCGAGCGAAACGTGTTAGTCATGGAGTACATCGGCAACGAGGACGGACGCGCGAAACGCCTCGGCGAGGTCCACATCGAGAACCCGCAGACGGCCTACGAGGTCATGCGCGAGTACATGCGCCGGCTCTACTCGGCCGGCCTCGTCCACGGCGACCTGAGCGAGTACAACGTCATCTACGACGAGGGGCAACTCGTCGTCATCGACCTCGGACAGGCCGTGACGGTTCACCACCCGAACAGCCGCACCTTTCTCGAGCGCGACTGCCGGAACGTGGCGAGTTTCTTCTCCCGGCAGGGCCTCGAAGTAACCGAAGACGACCTGCTCGAGTTCGTCACGAGCCCGGAACCGGACCCGTCGCGGGACTGA
- a CDS encoding selenium-binding protein SBP56-related protein, producing MSDANTGGSEAGSDHDHDHHTGPGYASPQAAIEEGEREQLAYVMSLYTGSDVDAPDFVSVVDLDPDSETYCEIVDRIEMPNRGDELHHFGWNACSSSCHMDGLERRHLIVPGQRSSRIHVIDTKDRRNPELVEVIEPEEVFEYDLSAPHTVHCVPDGQILISMLGDADGDLPGGFLELNDDFEIEGRWEPPGEIEMNYDYWYQPRQNVMVSTEWAAPKTYYPGFDLDDVEEGKYGRRLHFWDWENGTVEQTIDLGEEGLIPLEVRFLHTPESTHGFVGAALSSNMFHFWYDEGAGEYRAEKAIDFEARDHPDWEMPVPGLTTDILISMDDRYLFGSNWLHGELWMYDISDPANPRRADSLSVGGTFGEVQGVQGRELAAGPQMLQLSLDGERLYWTTSLFSTWDEQFYPEEGERGSVMLKADVDPRNGTLELDEDFLVDWGDCPAGPARAHEIRWPDGDCTSDVWQ from the coding sequence ATGAGTGATGCTAACACAGGAGGCTCCGAGGCTGGATCGGATCACGATCACGACCACCACACTGGTCCCGGCTACGCCTCACCCCAGGCCGCCATCGAGGAGGGCGAACGGGAACAACTCGCCTATGTGATGAGTCTCTACACCGGCTCCGACGTCGATGCACCGGATTTCGTTTCCGTCGTCGACCTCGATCCGGACTCGGAGACGTACTGCGAAATCGTCGATCGGATCGAGATGCCAAACCGCGGTGACGAACTCCATCACTTCGGGTGGAACGCCTGTTCCTCGTCGTGTCACATGGATGGTCTCGAGCGCAGACACCTGATCGTTCCCGGACAGCGCTCGTCGCGGATCCACGTGATCGATACGAAAGACCGGCGAAATCCCGAACTGGTCGAGGTGATCGAACCCGAGGAGGTCTTCGAGTACGACCTCTCGGCACCGCATACGGTCCACTGCGTGCCGGACGGCCAGATTCTGATCAGTATGCTCGGCGACGCCGACGGCGACCTGCCGGGAGGCTTCCTCGAACTCAACGACGACTTCGAGATCGAGGGTCGGTGGGAGCCGCCGGGCGAGATCGAAATGAACTACGACTACTGGTACCAGCCGCGCCAGAACGTGATGGTCTCGACCGAGTGGGCCGCCCCGAAGACGTACTACCCGGGGTTCGACCTCGACGACGTCGAGGAAGGCAAGTACGGACGACGACTCCATTTCTGGGACTGGGAGAACGGCACCGTCGAGCAGACGATCGACCTCGGCGAGGAGGGACTGATTCCGCTCGAGGTTCGGTTTCTCCACACCCCCGAATCGACTCACGGGTTCGTGGGAGCCGCACTCTCCTCGAATATGTTCCACTTCTGGTATGACGAGGGCGCGGGCGAGTATCGTGCGGAGAAGGCGATCGATTTCGAGGCCCGCGATCACCCCGACTGGGAAATGCCCGTCCCCGGCCTGACGACTGACATCCTGATCTCGATGGACGACCGCTACCTGTTCGGTTCCAACTGGCTCCACGGCGAGCTCTGGATGTACGACATCTCGGATCCCGCGAACCCACGCCGGGCCGACTCGCTCTCGGTCGGCGGCACCTTCGGCGAGGTTCAGGGGGTGCAAGGCCGTGAACTGGCGGCCGGCCCGCAAATGCTGCAGCTGTCACTCGACGGCGAGCGCCTCTACTGGACCACCTCGCTGTTCTCCACGTGGGACGAGCAGTTCTATCCCGAGGAAGGTGAGCGCGGCTCGGTGATGCTCAAAGCCGACGTCGATCCACGGAACGGCACGCTCGAGTTGGACGAAGACTTCCTCGTCGACTGGGGCGACTGCCCGGCGGGACCGGCTCGCGCCCACGAGATTCGCTGGCCCGACGGCGACTGCACGAGCGACGTCTGGCAGTAG
- a CDS encoding 2Fe-2S iron-sulfur cluster-binding protein: MSSYDVTLERVGGPTRTIGIDERETVLEAAQRAGTPLPYGCRTGACGTCVGRLLAVDGTASVDADAAEDGIDVADAFAYRREPRALKPRHRDDGYVLLCIATPETACRVAVGSQVQSELVDNPWK; the protein is encoded by the coding sequence ATGTCGAGCTACGATGTCACGCTCGAGCGGGTCGGCGGTCCGACGCGGACGATCGGTATCGATGAGCGCGAAACGGTGCTCGAGGCGGCCCAGCGGGCCGGCACGCCGTTGCCGTACGGCTGTCGAACCGGCGCGTGTGGAACCTGCGTCGGGCGGCTGCTCGCGGTCGACGGGACGGCGAGCGTCGACGCGGACGCGGCCGAGGATGGAATCGACGTCGCGGACGCGTTCGCATACCGACGCGAGCCGCGGGCGTTGAAACCCCGCCACCGCGACGACGGATACGTGCTTCTGTGTATCGCGACGCCCGAGACGGCCTGTCGGGTGGCCGTCGGCTCGCAGGTGCAGTCCGAACTCGTCGACAACCCCTGGAAGTAA
- a CDS encoding 2Fe-2S iron-sulfur cluster-binding protein, whose protein sequence is MTGHDVTLEWTGGPTETISVDEGQTVLEAAQRAGVRLPYDCRSGTCITCVGRLLEVEGGETKPEERESNRPPDAADAFAYRRSPEALTDGERADGYVLLCIATPRTDCRVEVGPRVRAAVGDSPWA, encoded by the coding sequence ATGACGGGCCACGACGTGACACTCGAGTGGACCGGCGGCCCGACCGAAACGATCAGCGTCGACGAGGGGCAAACCGTTCTCGAGGCGGCCCAGCGGGCCGGCGTTAGACTCCCCTACGACTGCCGAAGCGGGACCTGCATCACCTGCGTGGGCCGACTGCTCGAGGTCGAGGGCGGTGAAACCAAACCGGAAGAGCGCGAATCGAATCGGCCGCCCGACGCCGCCGACGCCTTCGCGTACCGACGGTCGCCGGAAGCGCTGACCGACGGCGAGCGAGCGGACGGCTACGTCCTGCTGTGTATCGCCACCCCGCGAACCGACTGCCGCGTCGAGGTCGGGCCGCGCGTTCGAGCGGCGGTCGGCGACAGTCCGTGGGCGTAG